In one Pseudomonas fitomaticsae genomic region, the following are encoded:
- the lapD gene encoding cyclic di-GMP receptor LapD: MSLFKQLLIAICLFLVVAFTGSFMVSLESSRTQYVNQLRSHAQDAATALALSLTPNIDDPAMVELLVSSIFDSGYYSSIRVVDLKTDQTIVERNGIPTVTNVPDWFVKLIGLEPAGGDALVSRGWEQAARVEVVSHPMFALAKLWQSALGSLGWLLVCGAVSAVLGALLLRRQLKPLDYMVKQSHAIARREFLSLPDLPRTPELRRVVLAMNQMVEKLKALFQEQAERSEKLRTESYQDNLTGLANRRYFEMQLNARVSNPEQASSGYLLLLRVKDLAGLNQRLGGQRTDELLKAVGEQLSRECAKYPETQNLVTRIRGGEFAVLAPGLTREEALQLAQSLDSALSSLHATGATDVAAVASIGLAPFAHGDSPQAVLSLGDQALAQAEGQGEQNWACLDQSLVADVGDDHHAWHRLLDQALNQRRFELFFQPVVAAQDTQLVLHYKVLSRLLDEQGQTIPAGRFLPWLERFGWTARLDRLMLERVLEQMTGHEESLALNLSSATLADPQSLNKVFEILRTHSNLGARLTLEIGEEQLPEQAVLEQLTRRLRELGFSLSLQRFGGRFSMIGNLARLGLAYLKIDGSYIRAIDQESDKRLFIEAIQRAAHSIDLPLIAERVETEGELSVIREMGLYGVQGQLFGEPKLWD, translated from the coding sequence ATGTCTTTGTTCAAACAGCTGTTGATCGCTATCTGTCTGTTCCTGGTGGTCGCCTTCACCGGCAGCTTCATGGTCAGTCTGGAGAGCTCGCGCACCCAGTACGTCAACCAGTTGCGCTCCCATGCCCAGGATGCGGCCACGGCGCTGGCGCTGTCGTTGACGCCGAACATCGATGACCCGGCGATGGTCGAGCTGCTGGTCAGTTCGATTTTCGACAGCGGTTACTACTCGAGCATCCGCGTGGTCGATCTGAAGACCGACCAGACCATCGTCGAGCGCAATGGCATTCCGACGGTCACCAACGTGCCGGACTGGTTCGTCAAACTGATCGGCCTGGAGCCGGCCGGTGGCGATGCGCTGGTCAGCCGTGGCTGGGAACAGGCAGCGCGGGTCGAGGTGGTCAGCCATCCGATGTTCGCCCTGGCCAAGCTCTGGCAGAGCGCGCTCGGCAGCCTGGGCTGGCTGCTGGTCTGCGGTGCGGTGAGTGCGGTGCTGGGCGCGCTGTTGCTGCGTCGGCAATTGAAGCCGCTGGATTACATGGTCAAGCAATCCCACGCCATCGCCCGCCGCGAATTCCTCAGCCTGCCGGACCTGCCGCGCACGCCTGAATTGCGCCGTGTGGTGTTGGCCATGAACCAGATGGTCGAGAAGCTCAAGGCGCTATTCCAGGAGCAGGCCGAGCGCAGTGAAAAACTGCGTACCGAGTCCTATCAGGACAATCTCACCGGGTTGGCCAACCGGCGTTATTTCGAGATGCAGCTGAATGCGCGAGTGAGCAACCCGGAACAGGCCAGTTCCGGTTATCTGCTGCTGTTGCGGGTCAAGGATCTGGCCGGACTCAACCAGCGCCTTGGCGGTCAGCGCACCGATGAATTGTTGAAAGCGGTCGGCGAGCAGCTATCCCGCGAGTGCGCCAAATACCCGGAAACCCAGAACCTCGTCACCCGGATTCGTGGTGGTGAATTCGCCGTGCTGGCGCCGGGGCTGACCCGCGAAGAGGCGCTGCAACTGGCGCAGAGCCTCGACAGTGCGCTGAGCAGTCTGCACGCGACAGGCGCCACCGATGTGGCCGCCGTGGCTTCTATCGGCCTGGCACCGTTTGCTCACGGCGACTCCCCGCAGGCAGTGCTCAGCCTCGGCGATCAGGCGCTGGCCCAGGCCGAAGGGCAGGGCGAGCAGAACTGGGCGTGCCTCGATCAGAGCCTGGTGGCGGATGTCGGTGACGATCACCACGCCTGGCATCGCTTGCTCGATCAGGCGCTGAATCAGCGGCGTTTCGAGCTGTTCTTCCAGCCGGTGGTGGCGGCGCAGGACACGCAACTGGTGCTGCATTACAAAGTGCTGTCGCGCTTGCTCGACGAGCAGGGCCAGACCATTCCCGCCGGGCGCTTCCTGCCGTGGCTGGAGCGCTTCGGCTGGACCGCGCGACTGGACCGGTTGATGCTCGAGCGAGTGCTGGAGCAGATGACTGGCCATGAAGAGTCGCTGGCGCTTAACCTGTCCTCGGCCACCCTGGCCGATCCGCAGTCGTTGAACAAAGTGTTCGAGATCCTGCGGACGCATTCCAACCTCGGTGCGCGCCTGACCCTGGAAATCGGTGAGGAACAATTGCCGGAACAAGCGGTGCTGGAACAGTTGACCCGGCGCCTGCGCGAACTCGGATTCTCCCTGAGCCTGCAGCGCTTCGGCGGGCGCTTCAGCATGATCGGCAACCTGGCGCGGCTGGGGCTGGCGTACCTGAAGATCGATGGCAGCTACATCCGGGCGATCGATCAGGAAAGCGACAAGCGTCTGTTCATCGAAGCGATCCAGCGTGCGGCGCACAGCATCGATCTGCCGCTGATTGCCGAGCGGGTCGAGACGGAAGGGGAATTGTCGGTGATTCGCGAGATGGGGTTGTATGGGGTTCAGGGGCAGCTGTTCGGTGAGCCAAAACTCTGGGACTGA